From Pseudoalteromonas rubra, one genomic window encodes:
- a CDS encoding DUF4826 family protein → MTKDNTQMSKEEQQKMLAQWQHTSLQTAQKYLAEKGIVGINIQTGESRILPPICGVWKIKDNKGKGYWVVSGKVPTDAMPVSGAADARAALKHFSYQWQIKADKILGAEHPDPTQAEYANFLIHHAHGVYDLANREQLWANAAS, encoded by the coding sequence ATGACGAAAGACAACACACAAATGAGTAAAGAAGAACAACAAAAAATGCTTGCCCAGTGGCAACACACTTCCCTTCAGACTGCGCAGAAGTATCTTGCAGAAAAAGGCATAGTCGGTATCAATATTCAAACCGGTGAGTCCCGTATTTTGCCTCCTATCTGTGGTGTTTGGAAAATTAAAGACAATAAAGGCAAAGGGTACTGGGTTGTCTCTGGTAAAGTCCCAACAGATGCGATGCCTGTGAGCGGGGCAGCGGATGCTCGCGCCGCACTCAAACACTTTTCTTATCAATGGCAAATCAAAGCCGATAAAATCCTCGGCGCAGAGCACCCTGATCCGACACAGGCCGAATATGCTAATTTCCTTATTCACCATGCTCATGGCGTCTATGATTTGGCTAACAGAGAGCAGTTATGGGCTAATGCAGCATCGTAA